From Salvia splendens isolate huo1 chromosome 16, SspV2, whole genome shotgun sequence, a single genomic window includes:
- the LOC121770627 gene encoding F-box protein At1g78280-like isoform X2, which translates to MRLSTKAHGRKQPWIRFSSLFLYRRLYRCHTLLNGFSFDDGNVERKENMSFEEFHMDYDCLKPVMISGLADNWPARKSWTSEELLLKYPETKFRISQRSSKKVSMKFKDYVSYTQVQHDEDPLYIFSDEFGEVAPDLLKEYSVPHIFKEDYFDVLDIDQRPSYRWLIIGPERSGASWHVDPGLTSAWNTLLCGRKRWALYPPGRVPLGVTMHVNENDGDVDIEGPSSLQWWLDFYPLLADADKPIECTQLPGETIYVPSGWWHCVLNLETTIAVTQNFVNSKNFEFVCLDMAPGYRHKGVCRAGLLALDDSSFVDDENNSMCTENGSSHFNLDRREKRLRIEEGCSENGTNGKSMTDGCGGDLEYSYNISFLSKFLDHERDHYNSLWSSGNCIGQREMRDWLWKLWVQNPGLRDLIWKGACLALNAGIWYERVGAICNFLEFPGPSLEEKLPVGTGSNPVYLIDDYVIKIFVEGGLEASLYCLGTELEFYNIVHKLDSSLKTYIPSVLASGILLSENGSYRVLPWDGKGIPELIGSSGISTIKHKEVDYPFGLVAKKNFEYLNAGKPLNESENCAKPSSVWPYIVTRRCKGKIFAELRDTLSSEDELNLASFLGKQLHDLHLLPVPRPSCNISVPVIGEDYIQPLHCSGLSENVTDKIGHPADLELFISILNRKRKDVGKRLSQWGHPIPSNLIEKVDDYIPRDLNILFDQLEHKTECRSYTWIHSDIMDDNIYMMPYSDSMLEENLSEPCVEEGGAHIKRTNSSNIHKLSWVPSYILDFSNLSAGEPILDLIPVYLDIFRGDPRLLKQFLNSYKLPFVRQKTLSEGVESNRFSRLSYRAMCYCILHDDNVLGAIFSIWKELRSATSWEEVEEKVWGDLNTYI; encoded by the exons GATTCAGTTCGTTGTTTCTCTATAGAAGATTGTACAGATGTCATACTTTATTAAATGGATTCTCTTTTGATGATGGAAATGTGGAGAGAAAGGAGAACATGTCCTTTGAAGAGTTTCATATGGACTATGATTGTCTAAAACCG GTCATGATAAGTGGATTGGCTGATAATTGGCCCGCAAGAAAGTCATGGACAAGTGAGGAACTTTTATTGAAGTATCCAGAAACTAAGTTCAGAATATCACAGAGAAGTTCAAAGAAAGTCAGTATGAAATTTAAGGATTATGTTTCTTACACGCAAGTCCAACATGATGAGGATCCTCTTTACATTTTTTCTGATGAG TTTGGGGAAGTCGCACCAGATTTGTTGAAGGAATATAGTGTGCCACATATATTTAAAGAAGATTACTTTGATGTGCTGGATATTGATCAGCGACCGTCTTATAGATGGCTTATAATTGGACCTGAACGATCTGGGGCATCTTGGCATGTTGATCCAGGTCTGACTAGCGCATGGAATACCCTCCTTTGTGGTCGAAAAAG GTGGGCATTGTATCCACCTGGAAGAGTTCCGTTAGGAGTGACAATGCATGTAAATGAGAATGACGGTGATGTTGATATCGAGGGTCCATCTTCTTTGCAG TGGTGGCTGGATTTCTATCCCCTGCTTGCTGACGCTGACAAGCCAATAGAGTGCACCCAACTTCCTGGAGAGACAATATATGTCCCAAGTGGTTGGTGGCACTGTGTGCTAAATTTGGAGACAACTATTGCAGTCACACAAAATTTTGTTAACTCCAAAAACTTTGAATTTGTGTGCTTGGACATGGCTCCTGGTTACCGTCATAAAGGCGTCTGCCGTGCAGGGTTGCTTGCTCTTGATGACAGCAGCTTTGTGGATGATGAAAATAATTCCATGTGTACTGAAAATGGCTCAAGCCACTTTAATCTTGACAGGAGAGAGAAGAGGCTAAGGATAGAGGAGGGGTGCTCTGAGAATGGTACAAATGGAAAATCTATGACTGATGGATGTGGTGGTGATTTAGAATACTCTTATAACATAAGTTTTTTGAGTAAGTTTCTGGATCATGAGAGGGATCACTACAATTCTCTGTGGAGCTCTGGAAACTGTATAGGGCAGCGAGAAATGCGAGATTGGTTATGGAAGCTCTGGGTCCAAAATCCAGGACTTAGGGACCTAATATGGAAG GGAGCCTGTCTTGCGTTAAATGCTGGGATATGGTATGAACGTGTGGGAGCCATTTGCAACTTTCTTGAATTCCCAGGACCTTCACTTGAAGAGAAACTTCCTGTTGGCACAGGCAGCAATCCT GTGTATCTTATCGACGACTATGTGATAAAAATATTTGTTGAAGGAGGTCTGGAAGCTTCTCTTTATTGTTTAGGCACTGAG CTTGAATTCTATAATATAGTACATAAGTTGGACTCCTCTTTGAAGACTTACATTCCATCTGTATTAGCAAGTGGGATTCTTCTTTCTGAAAATGGGTCATATAGAGTCTTGCCCTGGGATGGTAAAGGCATACCTGAGCTGATTGGCAGCAGCGGTATCTCAACAATAAAGCACAAAGAAGTTGATTATCCATTTGGTCTCGTGGCCAAAAAGAATTTTGAATATCTAAATGCAGGAAAGCCATTGAACGAATCAGAAAATTGTGCTAAACCCTCTTCAGTGTGGCCCTATATTGTGACAAGAAGGTGCAAGGGGAAAATATTTGCTGAACT GAGAGATACACTCTCATCTGAAGATGAGCTCAACCTGGCTTCCTTCTTAGGCAAGCAGCTGCATGATCTCCACCTGTTACCTGTGCCCCGTCCATCTTGTAATATCTCAGTTCCTGTGATCGGAGAGGATTATATTCAGCCTTTACATTGTAGTGGGCTTTCAGAAAATGTTACAGATAAGATTGGTCATCCAGCCGATTTGGAGTTATTTATCAGCATCTTAAATCGAAAAAGGAAAGATGTTGGGAAGCGCTTGTCTCAGTG GGGTCATCCAATACCTAGTAACCTCATAGAGAAAGTTGATGACTACATCCCTCGTGACttgaatatattatttgatcAATTGGAG CATAAGACAGAATGCCGATCTTACACCTGGATACACTCTGATATTATGGACGATAATATCTACATGATGCCTTACTCAGATTCTATGTTAGAGGAAAATCTTTCTGAGCCTTGTGTTGAAGAGGGCGGCGCGCACATTAAAAGAACTAACAGCAGCAATATACATAAGCTTTCTTGGGTTCCAAGCTACATCCTTGATTTTAGTAATTTGTCAGCTG GCGAACCCATACTTGACCTGATTCCAGTATACCTTGATATTTTCCGCGGAGATCCCCGTCTCCTGAAACAGTTCCTCAATAGTTATAAGCTCCCATTTGTGAGGCAAAAAACCCTTTCAGAGGGGGTAGAGAGCAACAGATTCAGTCGGCTATCTTATCGAGCAAT GTGCTATTGTATTTTGCATGATGACAATGTCTTGGGAGCTATTTTCAGCATCTGGAAAGAATTAAGGTCAGCAACATCATGGGAGGAGGTTGAGGAGAAAGTTTGGGGTGATTTAAACACTTATATTTAG